One Clostridium estertheticum DNA segment encodes these proteins:
- the hfq gene encoding RNA chaperone Hfq, translated as MNKSTNNLQDIVLNGSRKNRIPVTLYLTNGFQLKGNVTGFDSFTVILNCDGKQMMIYKHAISTITPSKPILFNDISEESSSPL; from the coding sequence ATGAATAAATCTACTAATAATTTACAGGATATAGTTTTGAATGGGTCAAGAAAAAACAGAATACCGGTTACTTTATATTTGACAAATGGATTTCAGTTAAAAGGCAATGTAACTGGGTTTGATAGTTTTACAGTAATATTAAATTGCGATGGAAAACAAATGATGATATATAAGCATGCTATTTCTACTATAACTCCATCTAAGCCAATATTATTTAATGATATTTCAGAAGAAAGTTCATCGCCTCTATAA
- the miaA gene encoding tRNA (adenosine(37)-N6)-dimethylallyltransferase MiaA — MKDLFILAGPTAIGKTEISVKLAQRLNGDIISADSMQIYKYMDIGSGKIAKDEMNGVPHHLLDIIEPSENFSVAEFKEKAETAIELITNKNKLPMLVGGTGFYINSLIYNYNFAETIKDEEYRDYLTKLAVREGNEHVHSLLKDIDEESFIKLYPNDLKRVIRALEVYRVSGKPMSVFKEEQNLLDIPYNVYYFVLNMDRQKLYSRINSRVDIMVKNNLVQEVMELKKMGYNSDMQSMKGIGYKELLYHLNHEISLDEAIEMIKQGSRNYAKRQLTWFRKDPRINWINKDDFNSDDEIVEYIVSKLNIMKKL; from the coding sequence ATGAAAGATTTATTTATTTTAGCAGGTCCTACAGCTATAGGAAAAACAGAGATTTCTGTAAAGCTTGCACAAAGGCTAAATGGAGATATTATATCAGCTGATTCAATGCAGATATACAAATATATGGATATTGGTTCTGGTAAAATAGCGAAAGATGAGATGAATGGAGTTCCTCATCATCTACTAGATATAATAGAGCCAAGTGAAAATTTTAGTGTGGCTGAATTTAAAGAAAAAGCTGAAACTGCTATCGAACTAATAACTAATAAAAATAAACTTCCAATGCTAGTTGGTGGAACTGGTTTTTATATTAATTCACTAATATATAATTATAACTTTGCTGAGACTATTAAGGATGAAGAATATAGAGATTACCTTACGAAGCTTGCAGTTAGAGAAGGAAATGAACATGTACATAGCTTGCTTAAAGATATTGATGAAGAATCCTTTATCAAACTATATCCTAATGATTTAAAAAGAGTTATTAGAGCTTTAGAAGTGTATAGAGTTAGTGGAAAACCTATGAGTGTGTTTAAAGAGGAACAAAACCTTTTAGATATCCCTTATAATGTATATTATTTTGTGCTAAATATGGATAGACAAAAGCTATATAGTAGAATAAATTCCCGTGTAGATATAATGGTGAAAAATAATTTAGTCCAAGAAGTTATGGAACTTAAAAAAATGGGATATAATTCAGATATGCAGTCAATGAAGGGCATAGGCTATAAAGAGTTATTATATCATTTAAACCATGAAATATCCTTAGATGAGGCTATAGAAATGATTAAACAAGGAAGTAGGAATTATGCTAAAAGACAGTTAACTTGGTTTAGAAAAGATCCACGAATAAATTGGATTAATAAAGATGATTTCAACAGTGATGATGAAATTGTAGAGTACATTGTTAGTAAGCTTAATATTATGAAAAAATTATAA
- the mutL gene encoding DNA mismatch repair endonuclease MutL yields the protein MRINILEVETSNKIAAGEVVERPSSVVKELVENSIDAGAKNIIVEIFEGGQKNIKVIDDGEGIHIDDIEKAFLPHATSKIKNVEDIYNIHTLGFRGEALPSIASVSRTTLNSRTKDSTVGKEISQSSGDILYVKEIGCNVGTTIEVKDLFFNVPARQKFLKSPQREAALISDILGRLALANNEISFKLLSNDKKGLSTYSSTNISDTIRYIYGKEVVDNITSFEKFNDIMSVHGYIGNAEISRGSRNRQSIFVNKRYVKSSLVTAAVEQAFKSFLTINKFPFFVVFLDIFPEYIDINVHPQKTEIKFQEDKAVFKIVFDAVHTAIGDSLRGNFTIKEEDNENYSGNEIEKNTLRSEIYDFNRIVIDERDKQELEKQVQIPLDFNYKTVNNEWNNSHSVTTNGFANEDGLENIKENYGDNYDMHKEPSANKISEISKFPELRIIGQFNKTYIIGEAYNELYLIDQHAAHEKVLFEKYKIEIMNSEVVSQILLTPTVIELSQDDYANYIENEAVFKNSGFDIIEFGENTISIKEVPIILGKPDIKNLFNEILDNLKNMGTGKTVEIKYNRIATMACKAAVKANNQLSELETNKLINDLRYIDEPFTCPHGRPTIIKITLNELEKKFKRIQ from the coding sequence ATGAGAATCAATATATTAGAAGTTGAAACTTCTAACAAAATTGCTGCAGGTGAAGTGGTAGAGCGTCCTTCGTCAGTAGTAAAGGAGTTAGTAGAAAATAGCATAGATGCAGGTGCTAAAAATATTATCGTAGAGATTTTTGAGGGTGGACAAAAAAATATAAAAGTAATTGATGATGGGGAAGGAATACATATAGATGATATAGAAAAGGCTTTTTTACCTCATGCTACTAGTAAAATAAAAAATGTTGAAGATATTTATAATATACACACCTTAGGTTTTAGAGGAGAGGCATTACCAAGTATAGCCTCTGTCTCTAGAACTACACTAAATAGTAGAACTAAAGATTCAACGGTTGGAAAAGAGATATCTCAGTCCTCAGGGGATATATTATACGTTAAAGAAATAGGATGTAATGTTGGTACAACTATAGAAGTTAAGGATTTATTTTTTAATGTGCCTGCAAGGCAAAAATTCTTGAAATCACCTCAAAGAGAGGCAGCTTTAATATCAGATATTTTGGGCAGACTTGCACTAGCTAACAATGAAATTTCTTTTAAACTGCTGAGTAATGATAAAAAGGGCTTATCTACCTATAGTTCTACAAATATTTCTGATACCATTAGATATATATACGGCAAAGAGGTTGTAGATAACATTACAAGTTTTGAAAAGTTTAACGATATAATGTCTGTTCATGGATACATTGGTAATGCAGAAATAAGTCGCGGAAGTCGAAATAGACAAAGTATTTTCGTTAATAAAAGGTATGTTAAAAGTAGTCTAGTTACTGCAGCGGTAGAGCAGGCTTTTAAATCTTTTTTGACTATAAATAAGTTTCCTTTTTTTGTTGTATTTCTGGACATTTTTCCTGAGTATATAGATATAAATGTTCACCCACAAAAAACTGAGATTAAATTCCAAGAGGATAAAGCGGTATTTAAGATTGTTTTTGATGCAGTGCATACTGCAATTGGTGATAGTTTACGTGGCAATTTCACTATAAAAGAAGAAGATAATGAAAATTATAGTGGAAATGAAATAGAAAAAAATACTTTAAGAAGCGAAATTTATGATTTTAATAGGATAGTCATAGATGAAAGAGATAAGCAGGAACTAGAAAAACAGGTTCAAATCCCATTAGATTTTAATTATAAAACGGTAAACAATGAGTGGAATAATTCACATAGTGTAACTACTAATGGATTCGCCAATGAAGATGGGCTTGAAAATATTAAAGAGAACTATGGTGATAATTATGATATGCATAAAGAGCCTTCAGCAAATAAAATTTCTGAAATCTCAAAGTTTCCTGAGCTGAGAATTATTGGGCAATTTAATAAAACCTATATCATTGGTGAGGCATACAATGAGCTTTATTTAATTGACCAACATGCAGCTCATGAAAAAGTGCTATTTGAGAAATATAAAATTGAAATTATGAATTCAGAGGTTGTATCCCAGATTTTACTTACTCCAACAGTAATAGAACTTAGCCAAGATGATTACGCAAACTACATTGAAAATGAAGCGGTGTTTAAGAATTCTGGTTTTGATATTATAGAATTTGGTGAAAACACAATAAGTATAAAGGAAGTTCCTATTATACTTGGCAAACCAGATATTAAAAATCTCTTTAATGAGATCTTGGATAATTTAAAAAATATGGGCACGGGTAAAACTGTAGAAATTAAGTATAATCGTATAGCAACTATGGCCTGTAAAGCAGCTGTAAAAGCAAATAATCAGCTGTCAGAACTGGAAACAAATAAATTGATTAATGATTTAAGGTATATTGATGAACCTTTTACTTGCCCCCATGGAAGACCTACAATAATAAAAATAACACTAAATGAACTAGAAAAAAAATTTAAAAGAATACAATAG
- the mutS gene encoding DNA mismatch repair protein MutS, with amino-acid sequence MALTPMMIQYFEIKETCKDCILFFRLGDFYEMFFTDAEVAAKELELVLTGRDCGLEKRAPMCGIPYHAANTYVGRLIAKGYKVAICEQVEDPAVAKGIVKRDIIKIITPGTYTDSGFLEESKNNYVMSIFIDKKTNFCGLCFCDVSTGEFSCTDTKLNLVNILDEISKFSPKEIIVSEDISGEMLGAIKERFNVSYSSYPNDYFITKDYTLIKDQFHNFYENTLSEALLRSITGLFRYIMDTQKNSLSHIDTIGYYDILDYVSLDANSRRNLELTETLRDKTKKGSLLWVLDRTNTAMGARRLRKWLDQPLINKSLIEERLESVSELKSNISTHEDLKDVLVDIYDIERLVGKISSKNVNAKELISLKNSIEKIPKVKSILAGLNSKLMRKIFLGLDDLKDIYDTLDKSIIENPAISIKEGNIIKGGLNSEIDELRLAKAHGKEWIATLENDEKGITGIRSLKVGYNRVFGYYIEITKANIQLIPEGRYIRKQTLSNAERYITPELKEMEEKILGAEEKLVNIEYEVFTGIREDIEKHVERMKNTAMLISEIDCLSSLATIALENNYIKPEINAKGIFNIKGGRHPVVEKMMPTNTFIENDTIMDTVDNQLLLITGPNMAGKSTYMRQVALITIMAQIGSFVPCTSADISICDKIFTRIGASDDLAAGKSTFMVEMWEVSNILQNATNKSLVLLDEVGRGTSTYDGLSIAWSVIEYICKNSNLRSKTLFATHYHELTKLEGMIKGVKNYSVAVKKIQNEIVFIRKIVPGGADKSYGIEVAKLAGLPKDVISRANEILEVLENLNNTEIDLIDKKTSSKKNNSKNDKKVIDTAVKEVAITYESNIVEDEATQINFSDIEKDNILKEIKNINILNLTPMDGFNKLYELVNRAKLL; translated from the coding sequence GTGGCATTAACTCCAATGATGATACAATATTTTGAGATAAAAGAAACCTGCAAGGACTGTATACTATTTTTTAGATTAGGTGACTTTTATGAAATGTTTTTTACTGATGCTGAAGTTGCAGCAAAGGAATTAGAGCTGGTGCTTACAGGACGTGACTGTGGACTAGAAAAGAGAGCACCTATGTGCGGAATTCCATACCATGCAGCCAATACTTATGTGGGCAGGCTAATTGCAAAAGGATATAAAGTTGCTATATGTGAACAAGTGGAAGATCCAGCAGTGGCAAAGGGAATAGTTAAAAGAGATATAATTAAAATAATTACTCCCGGAACCTATACTGATTCTGGTTTTTTAGAAGAAAGTAAAAATAATTATGTTATGAGTATTTTCATTGATAAAAAAACTAATTTCTGTGGATTGTGTTTTTGTGATGTATCAACGGGTGAATTTAGTTGTACGGATACTAAACTGAATCTGGTTAATATATTAGATGAAATTTCAAAGTTTAGTCCAAAAGAAATTATTGTATCAGAGGATATATCGGGCGAGATGCTAGGAGCTATAAAAGAAAGATTTAATGTATCCTATTCATCTTATCCAAATGATTATTTTATAACCAAAGACTATACGTTGATAAAAGATCAGTTTCATAATTTTTATGAGAACACTCTATCAGAAGCATTACTTAGGAGTATTACAGGACTTTTCAGATATATTATGGATACTCAAAAAAATTCTTTGTCACACATAGATACTATAGGATATTATGATATTTTAGATTATGTAAGTTTAGATGCAAATTCTAGGAGAAATTTGGAGCTCACGGAAACACTAAGGGATAAAACTAAGAAAGGCTCGCTACTTTGGGTATTAGATAGAACTAATACTGCCATGGGAGCTAGAAGGCTCCGTAAATGGTTAGATCAACCACTAATAAATAAAAGTTTAATAGAAGAAAGATTAGAGTCTGTTTCGGAATTGAAAAGTAATATATCCACCCACGAAGATTTAAAAGATGTATTAGTGGATATATATGATATAGAAAGGCTTGTAGGAAAAATTTCTTCCAAAAATGTTAATGCAAAAGAATTGATTTCTCTTAAAAATTCTATTGAAAAAATACCAAAGGTTAAATCCATCTTAGCAGGGCTCAATAGCAAATTAATGAGGAAAATATTTTTAGGCTTAGATGACTTAAAAGATATATATGATACTTTAGATAAGTCCATTATAGAAAATCCAGCTATTTCTATTAAAGAAGGAAATATTATTAAAGGTGGCTTAAATTCTGAAATAGATGAGCTAAGGCTTGCTAAGGCTCATGGTAAGGAATGGATTGCTACATTAGAAAATGATGAGAAGGGTATAACTGGAATAAGATCCTTAAAAGTAGGGTATAACAGAGTGTTTGGTTATTATATAGAAATAACAAAAGCAAATATTCAGCTAATTCCTGAGGGTAGATATATACGAAAACAAACACTATCTAATGCAGAAAGATATATTACTCCTGAGCTTAAGGAAATGGAAGAAAAGATTTTAGGTGCAGAAGAAAAATTGGTGAATATTGAATATGAGGTATTTACAGGTATTCGGGAAGATATTGAAAAGCACGTTGAAAGAATGAAAAATACTGCGATGCTAATATCAGAAATTGATTGTTTAAGCTCCCTTGCAACAATTGCGCTTGAAAATAATTATATAAAACCGGAAATAAATGCAAAGGGTATTTTTAATATTAAAGGAGGAAGGCATCCTGTAGTTGAGAAGATGATGCCCACCAATACTTTTATTGAAAATGACACAATTATGGATACTGTGGATAATCAACTACTATTAATAACTGGACCTAATATGGCTGGTAAATCCACTTATATGCGTCAAGTAGCCTTAATAACTATTATGGCTCAAATAGGAAGTTTTGTTCCTTGCACATCTGCTGATATATCTATATGTGATAAGATATTTACTAGGATAGGAGCTTCAGATGATCTTGCTGCTGGTAAAAGTACCTTTATGGTAGAAATGTGGGAAGTATCTAATATATTACAAAACGCAACTAATAAAAGTTTAGTGTTACTTGATGAGGTAGGTCGTGGAACTAGTACTTATGATGGACTAAGTATTGCTTGGTCTGTGATTGAGTATATTTGTAAGAATTCCAATTTGAGGAGTAAAACTTTATTTGCGACTCATTATCACGAGTTAACAAAACTTGAGGGAATGATTAAGGGAGTTAAAAATTATTCTGTAGCTGTAAAGAAGATCCAAAATGAAATTGTGTTCATAAGAAAAATCGTACCTGGGGGAGCTGACAAATCCTATGGTATAGAGGTGGCAAAGCTAGCAGGTCTTCCAAAGGATGTAATTAGTAGAGCGAACGAAATATTAGAAGTACTAGAAAATCTTAATAATACAGAAATTGATTTAATTGACAAGAAAACTTCAAGTAAAAAAAATAATAGTAAGAATGATAAAAAAGTAATTGATACTGCAGTCAAAGAAGTAGCTATAACTTATGAGTCTAATATAGTGGAAGATGAGGCCACTCAAATTAATTTTAGTGACATAGAGAAAGATAATATATTAAAGGAAATTAAAAATATAAATATTCTTAATTTAACACCAATGGACGGATTTAATAAACTATATGAGTTAGTTAATAGAGCTAAATTGCTATAA
- the miaB gene encoding tRNA (N6-isopentenyl adenosine(37)-C2)-methylthiotransferase MiaB, with translation MDEILNYYIETWGCQMNDEDSEKLSGMLIPMGYKKTTDKEAADIIIFNTCCVRENAEQKVDGNIGALKNMKKEKPNLIIAVTGCMMQQKGMAKHIITKFPFVDIIIGTHNAYKFPEYLKRIQGGEPSIVEIWDKEQEIIEGMPIDRESSIKGFVTIMYGCNNFCTYCIVPYVRGRERSRTPEDIIGEIKTMVAEGYKEITLLGQNVNSYGKGLVPEINFAQLLRRINNVEDLERIRFMTSHPKDLSLEVIEVIAECDKICEQVHLPVQSGSTNLLNKMNRHYDRDQYLELVKNIKNVLPSVGLSTDIIVGFPGETEEDFAETLSLMEEVKFDLAFMYLYSKRKGTPADEMLEQIPDKIKHERFNRLIEVVNRTSKEKNKEYVGKIVEVLVEGFSKNDKSKLTGRTRTGKLVNFEGNYKAIGELVSVQITNAHSFSLMGEEILGA, from the coding sequence ATGGATGAAATACTTAACTATTATATAGAGACATGGGGTTGTCAAATGAATGATGAGGACTCCGAAAAGTTATCCGGTATGTTAATACCTATGGGATATAAAAAAACTACGGATAAGGAAGCTGCGGACATAATTATATTTAATACTTGCTGTGTTAGAGAAAACGCAGAGCAAAAGGTTGATGGGAACATAGGAGCTTTAAAGAATATGAAAAAAGAAAAGCCAAACCTTATAATAGCAGTTACTGGATGTATGATGCAGCAAAAGGGCATGGCTAAACATATAATCACTAAATTTCCATTTGTAGATATTATAATCGGAACACATAATGCTTATAAATTTCCTGAATACTTAAAAAGAATTCAAGGCGGCGAACCGTCTATTGTAGAAATTTGGGATAAAGAACAAGAAATAATAGAAGGAATGCCAATAGACAGGGAAAGTAGCATAAAAGGATTTGTTACTATTATGTATGGTTGCAATAATTTTTGTACTTATTGCATAGTTCCTTATGTAAGAGGAAGAGAAAGAAGTAGAACTCCTGAAGATATTATAGGTGAAATAAAAACTATGGTAGCGGAGGGTTATAAAGAAATAACCTTACTTGGTCAGAATGTTAACTCTTATGGCAAGGGACTAGTGCCTGAAATAAATTTTGCGCAGTTACTCAGAAGGATTAATAATGTTGAGGATTTAGAGAGAATAAGATTTATGACATCCCACCCAAAGGATTTATCTTTAGAGGTAATAGAAGTAATAGCTGAGTGTGATAAAATTTGTGAGCAAGTTCATTTACCAGTACAATCTGGTTCAACTAATCTTTTAAACAAAATGAATAGACATTACGATAGGGATCAATATTTGGAATTAGTCAAAAATATAAAAAATGTATTACCGAGTGTTGGACTCAGTACAGATATTATTGTTGGATTTCCAGGAGAGACAGAAGAAGATTTTGCTGAGACCTTAAGTCTTATGGAAGAGGTAAAATTTGATTTAGCATTTATGTATCTTTATTCTAAAAGAAAAGGAACTCCAGCAGATGAAATGCTCGAGCAAATACCAGATAAAATTAAACATGAAAGATTTAATAGATTAATAGAAGTTGTTAACAGAACTTCTAAAGAAAAAAACAAAGAATATGTAGGAAAAATTGTAGAAGTGTTAGTTGAAGGTTTTAGTAAAAATGATAAAAGCAAATTAACTGGAAGAACAAGAACAGGAAAATTAGTTAACTTTGAAGGTAATTACAAAGCTATTGGAGAGCTGGTATCAGTTCAAATAACCAATGCACACTCTTTTTCACTTATGGGTGAAGAAATATTAGGCGCATAG
- a CDS encoding pyridoxal phosphate-dependent aminotransferase, with protein MNKPILSNHFKKRMPSDVRLGQMKFGERKVKPALVNVAIGNVSLPTNPAMQKRMFSLDAPESPFAKGVVRYSGTAGVAEAQDAFKNILKCQGFDTSKLFVQVTDGGSSGMELLLLGVCGAAGTDDKPLMMIDPAYTNYISFAERIGRKTVTVKRHLGEDGKFSLPELDKIEETIKKHNPGALLVIPYDNPTGQLYDYATLKALAKICVKYNMWMISDEAYRGLFYVDGDLVSIWGITDADVPGIEGRRISLDTASKVWSACGLRIGALITDSEEFHTQSVAEYTANLCANVIGQYIFGALAHESKQQIDGWCKDIREYYKKIMFKFYNGMKELDPGLIVSSPDSSIYSVVDVRNVVKPGFDSINFVMYCAQEGSVDLSGVETTLLVAPMKGFYDLKPDEFNPGSTQMRIAFVETPENMEKVPELFVKLLRKYEEAR; from the coding sequence ATGAACAAACCAATACTGTCAAACCATTTCAAGAAAAGGATGCCATCAGACGTCAGACTTGGTCAGATGAAATTTGGCGAGCGTAAAGTTAAACCTGCGTTAGTCAATGTAGCAATTGGAAACGTTTCACTTCCAACAAATCCCGCTATGCAGAAAAGGATGTTTTCATTGGATGCACCTGAAAGCCCATTTGCAAAGGGTGTTGTAAGATATTCAGGTACTGCCGGTGTAGCTGAGGCTCAGGATGCATTTAAAAACATTCTAAAGTGCCAAGGTTTTGATACTAGTAAATTATTCGTTCAGGTAACCGATGGCGGATCCTCTGGTATGGAACTTTTATTACTTGGCGTTTGCGGAGCTGCAGGCACTGATGATAAACCTCTTATGATGATTGACCCAGCCTATACAAATTATATTTCTTTTGCAGAAAGAATCGGACGTAAAACTGTTACAGTAAAACGTCATTTAGGCGAAGATGGCAAGTTCAGCCTTCCAGAGCTAGACAAAATTGAAGAAACCATTAAAAAGCACAATCCCGGAGCACTTCTTGTAATACCTTACGACAATCCTACAGGACAGCTCTACGACTATGCAACTCTTAAAGCGCTTGCTAAAATATGCGTAAAATATAATATGTGGATGATCAGCGATGAAGCTTATCGTGGACTGTTTTATGTTGACGGTGACCTGGTAAGCATCTGGGGAATCACTGATGCAGATGTACCTGGCATAGAAGGCAGAAGAATAAGTCTCGATACCGCATCAAAGGTATGGAGTGCCTGCGGTTTAAGAATAGGAGCTTTAATCACTGATAGTGAAGAGTTTCATACTCAGTCAGTAGCTGAATATACTGCTAACCTTTGCGCCAATGTAATAGGTCAGTATATCTTCGGAGCACTGGCTCATGAAAGCAAGCAGCAGATTGATGGATGGTGCAAAGACATTCGTGAGTATTACAAAAAGATCATGTTTAAATTCTATAACGGTATGAAGGAACTTGACCCTGGCTTGATTGTTTCTAGCCCTGATTCATCTATATATTCAGTAGTTGACGTTAGAAATGTTGTAAAACCAGGATTTGATTCAATCAACTTTGTTATGTATTGTGCCCAGGAAGGATCAGTGGACTTAAGCGGTGTGGAAACAACTCTTCTGGTAGCACCTATGAAAGGCTTCTATGACCTTAAACCAGACGAGTTTAATCCAGGAAGCACTCAGATGCGTATCGCATTCGTAGAAACTCCAGAAAACATGGAGAAGGTTCCTGAGTTATTTGTTAAGCTTCTAAGGAAGTATGAGGAAGCACGCTAA
- a CDS encoding GNAT family N-acetyltransferase — protein sequence MYKSMSLTLKNINKFRKIFQFNNNFSLSNKDFFQLYDKSNIIQRIFLRKNVKLLIEITKEKNNFIGYIWFEKHNKHHSSINSINVIQDKNLIYYYETLISPLKNDSLITYECEDNEVNIDILGKLGFKRAKGFMELEKQCTEYVSISTPNNITFSIVEKDKDEKARCLLQNEIFNNDDRIPINIEDIYYDEAQEYYFDKGAIFIELDKIPIGYGQIIVEDKVAIIVNFGIIRKYRKEGYGKLLLGYLLNIARDNDFSNAALKVDSNNVDAFKLYRSLGFNIKRELYTWQKIKF from the coding sequence ATGTATAAATCAATGAGTCTAACTTTAAAAAACATTAATAAATTTAGAAAAATTTTTCAATTTAATAATAATTTTAGTTTGTCAAATAAAGATTTCTTTCAACTGTATGATAAAAGTAATATTATCCAAAGAATATTCTTAAGGAAAAATGTAAAACTGCTAATAGAAATAACAAAAGAAAAAAACAATTTTATAGGTTATATATGGTTTGAAAAACATAATAAACACCATAGTTCAATTAACTCAATAAATGTAATCCAAGATAAAAATTTAATTTATTATTATGAAACTTTAATTAGTCCACTGAAAAATGATAGTTTAATAACTTATGAATGTGAAGATAATGAAGTTAATATAGATATTTTAGGTAAGCTAGGATTTAAAAGAGCTAAGGGATTTATGGAACTAGAAAAACAGTGCACAGAATATGTTAGTATATCTACTCCTAATAACATTACTTTTTCTATAGTGGAAAAGGATAAGGATGAAAAAGCACGCTGCCTATTACAAAATGAGATATTTAACAACGATGATAGAATTCCAATAAATATAGAAGATATATATTATGATGAAGCGCAAGAATATTATTTTGATAAGGGTGCAATATTTATTGAACTTGACAAGATACCAATTGGATATGGTCAAATTATAGTGGAAGATAAGGTAGCTATAATAGTAAATTTTGGAATTATAAGAAAATATAGAAAAGAAGGTTATGGAAAGTTACTATTGGGCTATTTGCTTAATATAGCTCGGGATAATGACTTTTCTAATGCAGCTCTGAAGGTAGATTCTAATAATGTTGATGCCTTTAAATTATATCGTTCACTGGGCTTTAATATTAAAAGGGAATTATATACCTGGCAAAAAATTAAATTTTAA
- a CDS encoding CotS family spore coat protein — translation MKGSTRTVERFKIITNKEMQILITVMHKYNIQLVSAEKVRGTYKVTTDIGDFCLKRIRHGRNKAKNGCILAEELIFNKFSNIAKYFRTREGAFYVRYKSNIFYLTEWLEGCECDLTDIDEAVNCTKLLAQFHNISNKIDHNKIHLEKKLKNWPKVFSNNLSNLEKFKKMIISKRVKNNFDVIFLEGIDNFYNRGLKAINMLNKSQYYTLLKVSNDEKTICHNSFYYQNIIKKEGEYFITGLDSIKIDLQISDLVTLIRRLMFKKSYGWDFNFAKALIEAYNSINRLSKEDLEIMFALIIFPQKFWKLGYRRYINRKKWSESKYLHKLNKIISYNENQEKFFEDYLIFLEEYI, via the coding sequence TTGAAAGGGAGTACAAGGACAGTTGAACGTTTTAAAATAATTACAAATAAAGAGATGCAAATATTAATAACAGTAATGCATAAGTATAACATCCAGTTAGTAAGTGCAGAAAAAGTTAGAGGTACGTACAAAGTTACAACAGATATTGGTGATTTCTGTTTAAAGAGAATTAGACATGGAAGAAATAAGGCTAAAAATGGTTGCATTTTAGCAGAAGAGCTAATATTTAATAAATTTTCGAATATAGCTAAGTATTTTAGAACAAGAGAGGGAGCTTTTTATGTAAGGTATAAAAGTAATATATTTTACTTAACGGAATGGCTAGAAGGCTGTGAGTGTGATTTAACTGATATTGATGAAGCTGTAAATTGTACAAAACTCTTAGCACAATTTCATAATATATCAAATAAGATTGATCATAACAAAATTCACTTAGAAAAAAAATTAAAAAATTGGCCAAAGGTTTTCTCTAATAATTTAAGTAATCTAGAAAAATTCAAAAAAATGATTATTAGCAAAAGGGTGAAAAATAATTTTGATGTGATTTTTTTAGAGGGAATTGATAACTTCTATAATAGAGGTTTGAAGGCAATTAACATGCTAAATAAGTCACAATATTACACTTTATTAAAAGTATCGAATGATGAGAAGACGATATGTCACAATAGTTTTTATTATCAGAATATAATTAAAAAAGAGGGGGAATACTTCATAACTGGTCTCGATAGTATCAAGATTGACTTACAAATAAGTGATTTAGTAACTCTTATTAGGAGATTGATGTTCAAAAAATCTTATGGATGGGATTTTAATTTTGCTAAAGCTCTAATTGAAGCTTATAATTCCATAAATAGATTGAGTAAAGAGGATTTAGAAATAATGTTTGCATTAATAATTTTTCCGCAAAAATTTTGGAAGTTAGGATATAGAAGATATATAAATCGAAAAAAATGGTCCGAAAGTAAATATTTGCATAAACTAAACAAAATAATAAGCTATAATGAAAATCAAGAGAAATTTTTTGAAGATTATTTGATCTTTTTAGAAGAATATATATAA